A section of the Oryzias melastigma strain HK-1 linkage group LG14, ASM292280v2, whole genome shotgun sequence genome encodes:
- the si:ch1073-224n8.1 gene encoding zinc finger protein with KRAB and SCAN domains 8: MTSRRAGFGVDSSPRKQSMSDRLEACFDRKPDKYPQSSVTVTSLKSRLAPTIQTAMSAAVDTLLGEVVVVLSETQQELFHKEQENERLKVRLEVSERELNSMKECLCSAQKLIDQLQVSFSGPQPVSQSVFAPSLSSMASMSSGLDRDQQNPRSVNGAGVDLGLGGSVEESLHGFEHRDDFKICQLSIQPDGSVTNHTLDSFGSPHLCPDSSRAEERQPPGPGGPPRFEIKEEQGPSPGQPGRKEAGLSSDGRDVERSSLTMGDMNYAQVGATHPLRHQRAVRECGSSLQQGRPDGPQKPLTRTSVSGSSPGRPEDSAGPSAPDTAREPPGDRPHHCLECGKTFRLISSLKKHIRIHTGEKPYPCGVCGRRFRESGALKTHLRIHTGEKPYSCSECGNCFRHLDGLRKHRRTHTGEKPYVCAICGKRLSRLQHLKHHQLIHTGERPCCCPFCNRTFKEPAALRKHIRTHREEGGHMGIGPTEETDPDALDDINNLHPAAPSPQMRFGEWGAAEDDGPVVDCV, encoded by the exons ATGACTTCCAGGCGGGCGGGCTTCGGCGTGGACTCCTCTCCCCGCAAACAGAGCATGTCCGACCGGCTCGAGGCGTGTTTCGACCGCAAACCGGACAAATACCCGCAGAGCAGCGTGACGGTCACGTCGCTGAAATCCCGCCTGGCTCCAACCATCCAGACCGCCATGTCCGCCGCCGTGGACACGCTGCTgggggaggtggtggtggtgctgAGCGAGACCCAGCAGGAGCTGTTCCACAAGGAGCAGGAGAACGAGCGGCTCAAGGTGCGGCTGGAGGTGTCTGAGAGGGAGCTGAACAGCATGAAGGAGTGTCTGTGCAGCGCGCAGAAGCTGATCGATCAGCTCCAGGTCTCCTTCTCGGGACCCCAGCCCGTCAGTCAGTCCGTCTTCGCCCCTTCGCTGTCCTCCATGGCTTCCATGAGCTCAGGCTTGGACCGGGACCAACAGAACCCCAGGAGCGTGAATGGAGCCGGTGTGGATTTGGGTCTGGGTGGCTCCGTGGAGGAATCTCTGCACGGGTTCGAGCACAGAGATGACTTCAAAATATGCCAGCTGTCCATCCAGCCGGATGGTTCCGTCACCAACCACACTCTGGACTCCTTTGGGTCTCCTCATCTGTGCCCAGACTCCAGCAGAGCAG AGGAGAGACAGCCTCCAGGACCAGGAGGACCACCTCGATTTGAGATCAAGGAGGAGCAGGGCCCGTCTCCTGGTCAGCCCGGCAGAAAGGAAGCTGGACTCTCCAGTGACGGCAGAGATGTGGAAAGGTCGTCGCTGACCATGGGGGACATGAATTACGCTCAGGTTGGAGCCACTCACCCACTGCGTCACCAGAGAGCTGTGCGAGAATGTGGAAGTTCCTTACAGCAGGGCAGACCCGACGGACCGCAGAAACCTCTAACCAGGACTTCTGTGAGCGGGAGCTCGCCGGGGAGACCGGAGGACTCCGCGGGCCCTTCAGCTCCCGACACGGCCAGGGAGCCCCCCGGAGACCGTCCTCACCACTGTTTGGAGTGCGGGAAGACCTTCCGCCTGATTTCCAGCCTGAAGAAGCACATCCGCATCCACACCGGAGAGAAGCCCTACCCCTGCGGAGTCTGCGGCCGCCGCTTCCGCGAGTCGGGAGCTCTGAAAACGCACCTGCGCATACACACAGGCGAGAAGCCGTACTCCTGCTCCGAGTGCGGGAACTGCTTCCGGCACCTGGACGGCCTGCGCAAGCACCGGCGCACGCACACGGGCGAGAAGCCCTACGTCTGCGCCATCTGTGGGAAGCGCCTGAGCCGCCTGCAGCACCTGAAACACCACCAGCTCATCCACACGGGGGAGAGGCCCTGCTGCTGCCCCTTCTGCAACCGCACCTTCAAAGAGCCCGCTGCGCTCAGGAAGCACATCCGGACGCACCGGGAGGAGGGGGGCCACATGGGAATCGGCCCCACGGAGGAGACGGACCCGGACGCTCTGGATGACATCAACAACCTCCACCCTGCTGCTCCGTCTCCTCAGATGAGGTTTGGAGAGTGGGGCGCCGCCGAGGATGACGGCCCGGTTGTGGACTGTGTATGA
- the LOC112142575 gene encoding LRRN4 C-terminal-like protein: MRNLRLLVVISGLLLLRGCSPLPTSLVVTEELPSLTTEDYTNLEDDTTTPFVPKPTDGGPSQLCDYNPCREGQSSCEELSQSTGCLCPGHTLEDEAPGAPSLKAVSWNGSEVVVRWCAPYSHVKAYIVTVGGLQKQEFGWDKRSGVVQELSRETEVCIVARNDAGDSEKSCMMYGPTDSSLPLTAGLIGGGLGFLLLLLLAVLLWRSRRQKKQEAHVSMSSTDGRH; encoded by the coding sequence ATGAGAAATCTGCGTCTCCTTGTCGTAATCTCCGGCCTGCTTCTCCTCAGAGGATGCAGTCCTCTTCCTACATCATTAGTAGTCACAGAGGAGCTCCCCAGCCTCACCACGGAGGACTACACCAACTTGGAGGACGACACTACCACGCCTTTTGTACCCAAACCCACGGATGGCGGTCCCTCACAGCTGTGCGACTACAACCCCTGTCGTGAGGGTCAAAGTTCCTGCGAGGAGCTGTCACAGTCCACCGGCTGCTTGTGTCCAGGGCACACCCTGGAAGACGAGGCTCCAGGCGCACCCAGCCTCAAGGCGGTGTCCTGGAACGGCTCGGAGGTGGTGGTTCGGTGGTGTGCGCCCTACTCCCACGTCAAAGCCTACATAGTGACAGTGGGAGGACTGCAGAAGCAGGAATTTGGATGGGACAAGAGGAGCGGCGTGGTGCAGGAGTTAAGCCGGGAAACAGAAGTCTGCATAGTGGCCAGGAACGATGCTGGAGACAGCGAGAAGTCCTGCATGATGTACGGACCTACGGACAGCAGCCTGCCGCTGACTGCGGGGCTCATAGGAGGCGGGCTGGgcttcctgctgctcctcctgctggcCGTCCTGCTGTGGAGGAGCAGGAGGCAAAAGAAACAGGAGGCCCATGTTTCCATGAGCAGCACAGACGGCAGACACTGA